One genomic segment of Raphanus sativus cultivar WK10039 unplaced genomic scaffold, ASM80110v3 Scaffold2731, whole genome shotgun sequence includes these proteins:
- the LOC130505954 gene encoding uncharacterized protein LOC130505954 — protein sequence MKGISRRNDGFHRYLKPGALAQIRNTRLNHRSTFPLTLSLPSRVADAATPTTMDQMPDLLRKTYGPSRIGRKKLSPARSVLRTMVDLNPSQNSTLESASSGGNNNLLSIIDALVAH from the coding sequence ATGAAGGGAATCTCGAGAAGAAACGACGGCTTCCACCGCTACTTGAAGCCTGGTGCTCTCGCCCAGATCCGCAACACTAGACTCAACCATAGATCCACCTTCCCCTTAACACTTTCCCTCCCGAGCCGTGTTGCAGACGCGGCGACGCCAACGACGATGGATCAGATGCCTGATCTCTTGAGAAAGACATACGGTCCCTCTCGCATCGGTCGGAAGAAACTGAGTCCTGCTAGATCTGTCCTGCGAACGATGGTGGATTTAAACCCTTCTCAGAACTCCACGCTTGAATCCGCTAGTAGTGGTGGTAATAACAACCTATTAAGTATCATCGATGCTTTAGTTGCTCACTGA